Part of the Paenibacillus kyungheensis genome, ACATACGCTATCTGTGGTGATGGCGATATGATGGAAGGCGTTTCTAGTGAAGCAGCTTCTATGGCTGGTCATATGAAATTAGGTAAATTGATCATGATGTACGATTCCAATGATATTACATTGGATGGTAAAGCAGGTCTTTCTTTCTCTGAGAATGTAGAAGACCGTTATAAAGCTTATGGATGGCAAGTGATTCGTGTAGAAGACGGTAACGATCTTCCTGCACTTGCAGCTGCTTTGGAAGAAGCAAAAGCTGATCTTTCTCGTCCAACATTGATCGAAGTAAAAACAGTGATCGGTTACGGTAGCCCGAACAAACAGGGTATCGGCGGTCACGGTGGTACTCACGGTTCTCCACTAGGTTCTGCTGAAGCGAAATTGACTAAAGCAGCTTACGAGTGGACATACGAAGAAGATTTCTACGTACCAGACGAAGTTCGTGAATATTTCGCTAAAGTAAAAGAGCGTGGTGTAGAAGCGAACAATGCATGGAACGAGAAATTTGCTGAGTACAAAAAAGCAAACCCTGAATTAGCTGCTCAATTCGAAACAGTTATCGCTGGCGAATTAAGCGAAGGATGGGACAAAGAACTTCCTCATTACACTACAGAAGACAAAGCAGTTTCTACTCGTGTAGCTTCTGGTAATGCTTTGAATGGTCTAATCAATGGTGTTCCTCAATTAGCAGGCGGTTCTGCTGACCTTGAGAGTTCAACAATGACTCACCTAAATGGTCTAGACAGCTTTACTCCTCAAAGTTATGCTGGTCGTAACATCTATTACGGAGTACGTGAATTCGGTATGGCTGCGGCAATGAACGGTATTGCTCTTCATACAGGCGTTAAAATCTTTGGTGGTACATTCTTCGTATTTACAGATTACTTGCGTCCTGCTGTACGTTTGGCTGCTCTTATGGGATTGCCTGTAACGTATGTATTGACTCATGATAGTATTGCTGTTGGTGAAGATGGTCCTACCCACGAACCAATCGAGCAATTGGCTTCTCTACGCATCATTCCAGGTTTGACAGTGATTCGTCCAGCTGATGGTAACGAAACTTCTGCTGCTTGGGCTCATGCTATGGAAAACCAAAAAGGCCCTATCGCGCTTGTATTGACTCGTCAAAACTTGCCGATCTTGCCAGGTACTGTAGAACATTCTCGTCAAAACATCAAAAAAGGTGCTTATGTGGTATCTGATGCTAAAGCGGGACAACCAGTAGCACAATTGATTGCAACAGGTTCTGAAGTACAATTGGCTGTTCGTGCTCAAGAAGCACTAGCATCTGAAGGTATCGAAGTACGTGTTATCAGTATGCCAAGCTGGGAATTGTTCGAACAACAAGACCAAGCTTACAAAGATTCTGTATTGTTGCCTGATGTTAAACCACGTCTTGCAATCGAAATGGCTCAAACTTTCGGTTGGGAACGTTATGTGGGTGACAAAGGTGGAATTATCGGAATTACAACTTTCGGTGCTTCTGCTCCAGGAGATCGCGTAATGGCTGAATATGGCTTTACTGTTGAGAACGTTGTTCAACATGTTAAAGGTCTATTGTCTAAATAATTATAAAGTACTGTTAAAGGTGCAGAAGTTGGCAAAGCGCCATTTCTGCACCTTTTTATAACTATTTCTAGGTCTGTATTTCAAATGATGAGCAGGGGAGCGGTCTGAATTTATGACGCAATTAGAACAGGTTACAGTAATCAAAGAAGCTAATATTTATTATGAAGGCAAAGTAACAAGCCGTGCTGTGATTTTGCCAGATGGTAGCAAAATTACGTTAGGGATTATGTTGCCGGGCTCTTATGAATTTGGAACAGATCAACACGAAACGATGGAAATTCTGTCCGGTGAACTTCGTGTCCTGTTACCAGATACCGAAGAATGGTTAGATATTAAAGGACAGGCAACATTTGAAGTGCCTGCTCATACCAAGTTCAAACTTGAAATTGCTGTGGTTACTGATTATTGTTGCTCTTATGCTTAATAGCAATATAGTTAGTACAAAAAGTAGATCGTAAAAAAAGGCAAGCTCATCAGTATAGATTATACTGAGAACTTACCCTTTTCATGCGTAATCAAGTGATCCATCACCTGTGCGATACATCATGCGAAAGACAATGAAATACCGTTATACTGTACTATGGATATAGGATTACAGCTCTTTGCCGTTGATCGTTTGACCGATCCATTCTTCATAGCATTTAGCGATAACAGAAAGATCGTCATCACCATAGCCTTTGGTTTGACCGATCTGGAACATACTTTTTGCCAGATTTAGCATGGGCGAAGGGACACCGTTGGTATCGTTAAGCACAGAGGCAAGTTTGAGGTCTTTGAGCATTAATGCTAATGAAAATTGGTTGGTGTAATCACCATCGATAATTTTTTGACCTTTGAGTTCAGCTGTGCGACTGCCGGCTGCGCCCATACGTACCAGTTCATAAAATGCCGATGGATCGATCCCGCCTTTGGCTGCTACAGCAAAAGCTTCAGCAAGAGCAACCGTATGAATACCTACGATCGTATTATGAGCAAGTTTGGCAGTTGCACCGCTACCGTTAGCACCCATTGGAATGACTTTGCGACCTAGTGTCTCAAATACATCTTGATGAGCATCAATAACGTGTGGGTCACCGCCAACCATAAATACAAGTGTTCCATCAATAGCAGCAGGCTCACTACCGGTTACAGGAGCATCTAGAAATTGACCACCTTTGTCTGTAATCGAAGTGGCTAATTGTTTGACAAGTGATGGAGAAATGGTACTGCAATCCATAACGGTTAATCCGTTTTGGACAGCATTTAAAATACCATCTTCACCTTCGTACACATCAACAATCGAAGCATCATCACTAATGATCGTGATCACCATATCTTGATCTGTAGCGGCTTCACGCGGAGTATGTACTTGATGGGCTCCTTGTTGAACTAGAGATTCTGCTTTGGATGCTGTACGATTGTATACAGTTAAGGTATAACCTGCTTTGAGCAAATTGGCTGCCATAGGTAGACCCATCGTGCCAAGGCCAATAAATCCGATTTTTTTCATAGCTTGATTTCCTCCATATCGTAAGTGAGTTAGAACATCTATACTTATCCATTTAGTGTAGCATGTTCACTAGCACATTGGGTATGGGACCGTATCATAATTTATTTTGGGAGGGTAACAATATTATGGCTAAAACAGTTAAATTTGATTACAGTAACGCTCTTTCTTTTGTCGCTCAACACGAAGTGGATTATTTTGCAGAGCCGATTCGTTTGGCTCACGAACAATTGCATAACGGCACAGGCGCAGGTTCTGATTTCTTAGGATGGATTGATTTGCCTACAGCTTACGATAAAGAAGAATTTGCTCGCATTCAAAAAGCAGCAGCAAAAATTCAAAGCGATTCCGAAGTATTGATCGTTATCGGTATTGGTGGTTCGTACTTAGGTGCTCGTGCAGCGATCGAAATGTTAACTCATTCGTTCTATAACACACTACCTAAAGACAAACGCAAAACGCCTGAAATTTATTTCGCTGGTAACAACATCAGTTCTACGTATGTAAACCAATTGCTTGAAAATATTGAAGGTAAAGATTTCTCTGTGAATGTTATCTCCAAATCAGGTACAACAACAGAGCCAGCAATTGCTTTCCGTATTTTCCGCGCAGAACTTGAGAAAAAATATGGTAAAGAAGAAGCGAAAAAACGCATCTATGCAACAACTGACCGTGCAAAAGGCGCTTTGAAAACATTGGCTGATGCAGAAGGTTACGAAACATTCGTGATTCCTGATGATGTTGGTGGACGTTACTCTGTATTGACTCCTGTAGGATTGTTGCCTATCGCTACAGCAGGTATCAATATTGAAGAAATGATGCAAGGTGCAGCAGACGCAGCGAAAGAATACAGCAATCCTAATGTTGCTGAAAACGAAAGCTACCAATATGCAGCAGTGCGTAATGCTCTATACCGTAAAGGTAAAGCGATCGAAATTCTAGTTAACTATGAGCCTTCGTTACACTTTGTATCTGAATGGTGGAAACAACTATTCGGCGAAAGTGAAGGTAAAGACTTCAAAGGTATCTTCCCAGCAGCTGTAGATTTCTCAACAGACTTGCACTCTATGGGTCAATTTATCCAAGACGGTAGCCGTAACATTTTCGAAACAGTAGTACAAGTTGAAAATGTAGCTAGTCATATTACGATCGAATCGGATCCAGATGACTTGGATGGCTTGAACTTCTTAACAGGCAAAACACTTGATTTTGTAAACAAAAAAGCATTCCAGGGTACATTGCTTGCTCATACTGATGGTCAAGTACCTAACTTGATTGTAAATATTCAAGATCAAACACCGTATTCTTTCGGATACCTTGTGTATTTCTTTGAAAAAGCTTGCGGAATCAGCGGTTACTTGTCAGGTGTAAATCCATTTGACCAAGAAGGCGTAGAAGCTTACAAAAAGAATATGTTTGCATTGCTAGGTAAACCAGGATTTGAAAAACAAAAAGCAGAACTTGAAGCAAGACTTTCCGAATAAGTGACTTTAAGTTAAAATAGAATAAATCAATACGAGAAAGCAGTTCTTTGACAGTGATGTCAGGGAACTGCTTTCTTGATACTTAAATATAGTGTATTATATCTTTGGAAACACAAGCGCTATTCTGCGTTACATACATCCAGCATCATAGCAGAATAGTACAGTGTCTAATGAATAAAGTGGGGATTAAAATGGATAAGCCTGAACGGTATCGTACAGTAAAGCAAGAAGGTGTCAAAGAAATCGTGATCAAAAAATCTCGTTTTCTAGGGCATGTGATGCCTGTACAAAATGAAGAAGAAGCGATTGCTTTTATAGAACGAATTAAAAAGCAACACTGGAATGCAACTCATAATTGTTCTGCTTACTTGATTGGTTCGCGTGCAGAAATACAACGTCAATCAGATGATGGAGAACCAAGCGGTACAGCAGGCAAGCCGATTTTGGAGGTGATCAAAAATCAGCAACTTCAAGATGTAGCGATTGTAGTCACTCGTTATTTTGGAGGGATTATGTTAGGCGCAGGTGGATTGATTCGTGCGTATACAGACGGCGCTGTAGCGGCGATTGAAGCAGGGGAAGCAATTACTCGTATACTTCATCAAGAAGTTGCAGTAGAATTGGATTACACCTGGCTCGGCAAAGTAGAAAATGAATTGCGAAATCGCGGTATTCGCACAGCCGAGACTGATTTTACCGATAAAGTGATTATGAATTGCTTACCTGTTGCAAGTGAAGCCGAAGCATTCAAAGCATGGATCACTGATATTACGCAGGGACAATCTGTGATCACTGAAGGTGAACAGCGTTACTTTATCGAAGCTGCATTTTGAATCAGACTATGCAAAATGCTTGAAGGAGAATCGTAATCATGGCACGAAGAGCGGTAGAACAAGAATTATCCAGAGAAAGAATTCTCGAAGCTGCCAGACATCTGTTCGTCACCAAAGGATATCGGGCAATTTCAATGCGTAGTATTGGTCAACATTTGGGGTATAGTCATGGTTCGTTGTACTATCATTTTAAAGAAAAAGCAGAATTGTTTTATGCGATTGTGATGGAAGATTTTGATCATCTATGTGTGTTATTTAGAGAAGTCAAAGACAAACCTGAACATGGGGAATGGAGCAAAGTAGAGCTTTTGTTGATCGAATTTATTCGGTTCGGGCTGGATAATGCGCATCAGTATGAAATTATGTTTATGACACGAGATGAAGAGTTGTTAAGTTATTGTCGTGCAGAACAAGCA contains:
- a CDS encoding NAD(P)-dependent oxidoreductase, whose protein sequence is MKKIGFIGLGTMGLPMAANLLKAGYTLTVYNRTASKAESLVQQGAHQVHTPREAATDQDMVITIISDDASIVDVYEGEDGILNAVQNGLTVMDCSTISPSLVKQLATSITDKGGQFLDAPVTGSEPAAIDGTLVFMVGGDPHVIDAHQDVFETLGRKVIPMGANGSGATAKLAHNTIVGIHTVALAEAFAVAAKGGIDPSAFYELVRMGAAGSRTAELKGQKIIDGDYTNQFSLALMLKDLKLASVLNDTNGVPSPMLNLAKSMFQIGQTKGYGDDDLSVIAKCYEEWIGQTINGKEL
- a CDS encoding YigZ family protein — translated: MDKPERYRTVKQEGVKEIVIKKSRFLGHVMPVQNEEEAIAFIERIKKQHWNATHNCSAYLIGSRAEIQRQSDDGEPSGTAGKPILEVIKNQQLQDVAIVVTRYFGGIMLGAGGLIRAYTDGAVAAIEAGEAITRILHQEVAVELDYTWLGKVENELRNRGIRTAETDFTDKVIMNCLPVASEAEAFKAWITDITQGQSVITEGEQRYFIEAAF
- the tkt gene encoding transketolase, which codes for MTDKKQEQEQSISKSENSNVDNLAISTIRTLSIDAIEKANSGHPGMPMGSAPMGYQLFAKTMTHNPANPTWINRDRFVLSAGHGSMLLYSLLHLSGYGLEMDEIKQFRQWGSKTPGHPEFGHTVGVDATTGPLGQGVGMAVGMAIAEAHLAATYNKGNFNVVDHFTYAICGDGDMMEGVSSEAASMAGHMKLGKLIMMYDSNDITLDGKAGLSFSENVEDRYKAYGWQVIRVEDGNDLPALAAALEEAKADLSRPTLIEVKTVIGYGSPNKQGIGGHGGTHGSPLGSAEAKLTKAAYEWTYEEDFYVPDEVREYFAKVKERGVEANNAWNEKFAEYKKANPELAAQFETVIAGELSEGWDKELPHYTTEDKAVSTRVASGNALNGLINGVPQLAGGSADLESSTMTHLNGLDSFTPQSYAGRNIYYGVREFGMAAAMNGIALHTGVKIFGGTFFVFTDYLRPAVRLAALMGLPVTYVLTHDSIAVGEDGPTHEPIEQLASLRIIPGLTVIRPADGNETSAAWAHAMENQKGPIALVLTRQNLPILPGTVEHSRQNIKKGAYVVSDAKAGQPVAQLIATGSEVQLAVRAQEALASEGIEVRVISMPSWELFEQQDQAYKDSVLLPDVKPRLAIEMAQTFGWERYVGDKGGIIGITTFGASAPGDRVMAEYGFTVENVVQHVKGLLSK
- a CDS encoding TetR/AcrR family transcriptional regulator, with amino-acid sequence MARRAVEQELSRERILEAARHLFVTKGYRAISMRSIGQHLGYSHGSLYYHFKEKAELFYAIVMEDFDHLCVLFREVKDKPEHGEWSKVELLLIEFIRFGLDNAHQYEIMFMTRDEELLSYCRAEQARCFDLFASIIRQSMNTSNHTAEAMNTVPLSLFLSIHGFISYYIQDRVGYDEIKPAVIAHVKTLCRVL
- a CDS encoding pyrimidine/purine nucleoside phosphorylase; its protein translation is MTQLEQVTVIKEANIYYEGKVTSRAVILPDGSKITLGIMLPGSYEFGTDQHETMEILSGELRVLLPDTEEWLDIKGQATFEVPAHTKFKLEIAVVTDYCCSYA
- a CDS encoding glucose-6-phosphate isomerase, whose translation is MAKTVKFDYSNALSFVAQHEVDYFAEPIRLAHEQLHNGTGAGSDFLGWIDLPTAYDKEEFARIQKAAAKIQSDSEVLIVIGIGGSYLGARAAIEMLTHSFYNTLPKDKRKTPEIYFAGNNISSTYVNQLLENIEGKDFSVNVISKSGTTTEPAIAFRIFRAELEKKYGKEEAKKRIYATTDRAKGALKTLADAEGYETFVIPDDVGGRYSVLTPVGLLPIATAGINIEEMMQGAADAAKEYSNPNVAENESYQYAAVRNALYRKGKAIEILVNYEPSLHFVSEWWKQLFGESEGKDFKGIFPAAVDFSTDLHSMGQFIQDGSRNIFETVVQVENVASHITIESDPDDLDGLNFLTGKTLDFVNKKAFQGTLLAHTDGQVPNLIVNIQDQTPYSFGYLVYFFEKACGISGYLSGVNPFDQEGVEAYKKNMFALLGKPGFEKQKAELEARLSE